In a genomic window of Venatoribacter cucullus:
- a CDS encoding bifunctional 4-hydroxy-2-oxoglutarate aldolase/2-dehydro-3-deoxy-phosphogluconate aldolase, which yields MTGKHHGNDVWNLWLERAKPLIPVMVIDDITDAIPMAQALVAGGVRLLEVTLRTSCALDAIRLIRQTVPDAIVGAGTVTSAAQLQAAVEQGAEFIVSPGISAELLQAAASWGGPYLPGVATASEVMQARTAGFRHQKFFPAAVAGGEAMLKALQGPFYDVKFCPTGGIGQDNYQDYLTLDNVFAVGGSWLTPAELVAAKNWPAITTLAIAG from the coding sequence ATGACAGGCAAACACCACGGCAATGACGTCTGGAATCTGTGGCTGGAACGGGCCAAACCACTGATTCCGGTGATGGTGATTGATGATATTACCGATGCTATTCCCATGGCGCAGGCACTGGTGGCTGGCGGGGTGCGGCTGCTGGAAGTCACATTACGGACCTCCTGTGCGCTGGATGCCATTCGTCTGATCCGCCAGACCGTGCCCGATGCCATTGTCGGTGCCGGCACTGTCACCAGTGCGGCACAGCTGCAGGCCGCGGTTGAACAGGGGGCCGAGTTTATTGTCAGCCCGGGCATTTCTGCCGAACTGTTACAGGCCGCCGCCAGTTGGGGCGGGCCTTATTTACCGGGTGTGGCCACGGCGTCGGAAGTGATGCAGGCACGGACGGCCGGTTTCCGACATCAGAAATTTTTCCCGGCGGCGGTGGCCGGTGGGGAGGCCATGCTGAAAGCGTTGCAGGGGCCGTTTTACGATGTGAAATTCTGCCCGACCGGCGGTATTGGCCAGGATAATTACCAGGATTATTTAACACTGGATAATGTCTTTGCCGTGGGCGGCAGCTGGCTGACACCGGCGGAGCTGGTGGCGGCCAAAAACTGGCCGGCCATTACCACGCTGGCCATCGCCGGCTGA
- the edd gene encoding phosphogluconate dehydratase, with translation MHPQVQAVTERIIARSRPRRQRYLQQLQNAVQQGPLRGQLGCTNLAHTYAAAPVAEKLILQQNHRAANIAIISAYNDILSAHAPYQSYPQQLKAALAKAGQVGQMAGGVPAMCDGVTQGQAGMELSLFSRDVIALSTAVALSHQVFDGSLLLGICDKIVPGLLMAALRFGHLPAVFVPSGPMPSGISNSDKAKVRQAYAAGDIGRDELLASEMASYHSEGTCTFYGTANSNQMLLEIMGLQLPGSSFINPNHPLRPLLTGAAAARIGEITALSPGFMPIGQLVDERTLVNAMVGLLATGGSTNHSIHLPAIARMAGITLDWQDLADLSDVVPLLARVYPNGKADVNHLQQAGGMPFVIRELLDAGLLHEEVNTILGKGLRAFTRVPQLQTDGTLQWQPVAAESSDLTVLAPAHAPFLREGGIKLLQGNLGRAIMKVSAVPDDRWTVQAPARVFSSQQAVLDAYRAGALNRDVVVVLRGQGPAANGMPELHQLTPALTNLQDAGYRVALVTDGRMSGASGKFPAAIHLCPEAQQGGMLGAVRDGDMIRLDGHSGTLTVLTDGFMARPVPALAVVRQQGVGRELFAGFRARCSRADEGAISIGWDDDDNEQESTS, from the coding sequence ATGCACCCGCAAGTACAAGCCGTTACCGAACGCATTATCGCCCGCAGCCGGCCGCGCCGGCAGCGTTACTTACAGCAGTTGCAGAACGCTGTGCAGCAGGGGCCGCTGCGCGGCCAGCTCGGGTGTACCAATCTGGCCCATACCTATGCGGCCGCCCCGGTGGCGGAAAAACTGATCCTGCAACAAAATCACCGGGCCGCTAATATCGCCATTATCAGCGCCTATAACGATATTCTGTCGGCCCATGCGCCCTATCAGAGTTACCCGCAGCAACTGAAAGCGGCATTGGCCAAAGCCGGGCAGGTGGGGCAGATGGCCGGCGGCGTCCCGGCTATGTGCGATGGGGTTACCCAGGGCCAGGCGGGCATGGAGCTGTCGTTGTTCAGCCGTGATGTTATCGCGTTGAGTACCGCCGTTGCGCTGTCGCATCAGGTCTTTGATGGCAGTTTGCTGCTGGGCATCTGCGACAAAATTGTGCCGGGTTTGTTAATGGCGGCCCTGCGTTTTGGCCATTTGCCGGCGGTCTTTGTGCCCTCCGGGCCGATGCCGTCGGGCATCAGCAACAGCGACAAGGCCAAAGTACGGCAGGCTTATGCCGCCGGTGATATCGGCCGTGATGAATTACTGGCCAGCGAAATGGCGTCCTACCACAGCGAAGGCACCTGTACGTTTTATGGCACCGCCAATTCCAATCAGATGCTGCTGGAAATCATGGGCTTACAGCTGCCTGGCTCGTCATTTATCAATCCCAACCATCCGTTACGGCCATTGCTGACCGGGGCCGCCGCCGCCCGTATTGGCGAAATTACCGCTCTGAGCCCGGGCTTTATGCCCATCGGGCAGCTGGTCGATGAGCGTACGCTGGTGAATGCCATGGTGGGGTTGCTGGCCACCGGAGGCTCGACCAATCACAGTATTCATTTACCCGCCATTGCCCGCATGGCCGGCATTACCCTGGATTGGCAGGATCTGGCCGACTTATCCGATGTGGTGCCCTTGCTGGCGCGGGTGTATCCCAATGGCAAGGCCGATGTGAACCATCTGCAGCAGGCCGGTGGTATGCCTTTTGTTATCCGCGAACTGCTTGATGCCGGTTTATTGCATGAAGAGGTAAATACCATTCTGGGTAAGGGTTTACGCGCGTTTACCCGGGTGCCGCAGTTACAGACTGATGGCACACTGCAATGGCAGCCGGTGGCGGCGGAAAGCAGCGATTTAACCGTACTGGCTCCGGCCCATGCGCCGTTTTTGCGCGAAGGCGGCATCAAACTGCTGCAGGGCAATTTAGGGCGCGCCATTATGAAGGTATCGGCGGTGCCCGATGATCGCTGGACGGTACAGGCACCGGCGCGGGTATTCAGCAGCCAGCAGGCAGTACTGGACGCCTATCGTGCCGGGGCGCTGAACCGCGATGTGGTGGTGGTATTACGGGGCCAGGGGCCGGCCGCCAATGGCATGCCGGAACTGCACCAGCTGACTCCGGCCTTAACCAATCTGCAGGACGCCGGCTACCGTGTCGCGCTGGTCACTGATGGCCGCATGTCCGGCGCGTCGGGTAAATTTCCGGCAGCCATTCATCTGTGCCCGGAAGCACAGCAGGGGGGCATGCTTGGCGCGGTGCGGGATGGGGATATGATCCGCCTGGATGGCCACAGCGGCACCTTAACGGTACTGACCGATGGCTTTATGGCCCGACCGGTACCGGCCTTGGCGGTGGTCCGCCAGCAGGGCGTGGGACGGGAACTATTCGCCGGTTTCCGCGCCCGCTGCAGCCGCGCTGACGAAGGCGCCATCAGCATTGGCTGGGACGACGATGACAACGAACAGGAGAGTACATCATGA
- the pgl gene encoding 6-phosphogluconolactonase — translation MQDLRYPDSLTLARQLAGDLANRMRKSIEARGRVCIAVSGGQTPVAFFQALAQQQLPWDKVLITLVDERWVPETDPASNARLVREHLLQQQAAQAYFLPLKNSAADPVAGFMECENRLHEQIIRLDYAVLGLGHDGHTASWFPHSAALANAMSSSNAAWCCPVTDAPQHLQRMTLTWNLLSGCRHLFLHFEGPDKDAVFAAANDPAQLHDNAAMPVRTLLSQGDVPLSIYRTGVA, via the coding sequence ATGCAGGATTTACGTTACCCCGATTCATTAACCCTGGCCCGGCAGCTGGCCGGTGACTTAGCCAACCGCATGCGCAAAAGCATTGAGGCGCGCGGCCGGGTGTGCATTGCGGTCAGTGGCGGCCAGACCCCGGTGGCATTTTTTCAGGCGCTGGCACAACAGCAACTGCCCTGGGATAAAGTGCTGATTACCCTGGTGGATGAACGCTGGGTGCCGGAAACCGACCCGGCCAGCAATGCCCGCCTGGTGCGCGAACATTTATTGCAGCAGCAGGCGGCGCAGGCGTATTTTTTACCCCTGAAAAACAGTGCCGCCGACCCGGTCGCGGGGTTTATGGAGTGTGAAAACCGTCTGCATGAACAGATTATCCGCCTCGACTACGCGGTGCTGGGCTTAGGCCATGACGGCCATACCGCCAGCTGGTTTCCGCACTCTGCGGCCCTGGCCAATGCCATGAGCAGCAGCAATGCCGCCTGGTGTTGTCCGGTGACCGATGCCCCCCAGCATTTGCAACGCATGACCCTGACCTGGAACTTACTCTCCGGTTGCCGGCATTTATTCCTGCATTTTGAAGGCCCGGATAAAGACGCCGTTTTTGCTGCCGCCAACGACCCGGCACAGCTGCACGATAACGCCGCTATGCCGGTACGCACGCTGCTCAGTCAGGGCGATGTGCCCTTAAGTATTTACCGTACCGGAGTGGCCTGA
- the zwf gene encoding glucose-6-phosphate dehydrogenase — MQITDPFELILFGGLGDLARRKLLPALYLLHRDGRLGEGIICAVTRQQLDTDEFLARIEQALQQYVPADCLEPQHWQAFSARLRCVTLDLQQPEQYRQLQQALSSTDINRVYYLATGSELYTRICAGLHSSGLILPRSKIVLEKPIGHDFASAQAINAAVAEYFTESQIYRIDHYLGKETVQNLLVLRFANSLFEQQWNQKYIDHIQITISESLGVEQRAGFYDQVGAMRDMFQNHLLQLLCMTAMEPPARLDPDAIRDEKVKVLKALKPITGTAISDNVVCGQYDAGVSDGKPVPRYRDEPGVQPKSLTETFVAAKVEIENWRWSGVPFYLRTGKRLPDRTCEIVVQFKAIPHSIFPLQHKNTMANKLIFRLQPDEGIRLQLCEKRVGPGMSVRLMNLSLNPQDMRKVRVPEAYERLLHDVLSSNATLFLRDDELLEAWRWIDPVLQYWQASERRPEPYTSGSWGPAAATLLLARDGRLWEENS, encoded by the coding sequence ATGCAGATTACCGATCCCTTTGAATTGATTCTGTTTGGTGGTCTGGGGGATCTGGCCCGGCGTAAATTATTACCGGCACTCTATCTGTTGCACCGCGATGGACGGCTGGGTGAGGGTATTATTTGTGCGGTAACCCGTCAGCAACTGGATACGGATGAATTTCTGGCCCGTATTGAGCAGGCGTTACAACAGTATGTGCCAGCCGATTGTCTGGAGCCGCAACACTGGCAGGCGTTCTCGGCGCGCCTGCGTTGCGTAACCCTCGATCTGCAACAGCCGGAGCAATACCGGCAACTGCAGCAGGCCTTAAGCAGCACCGATATTAACCGGGTTTATTATCTGGCCACCGGCTCGGAACTTTACACCCGTATCTGCGCGGGGCTGCACAGCAGCGGCCTGATTTTACCGCGCAGTAAAATCGTGCTGGAAAAACCCATCGGCCATGATTTCGCCTCAGCTCAGGCCATTAATGCCGCTGTGGCTGAATATTTCACCGAATCACAGATTTACCGTATTGATCATTATCTGGGCAAGGAAACGGTACAGAACCTGCTGGTGTTGCGCTTCGCCAATTCCTTGTTTGAACAGCAGTGGAATCAGAAATACATCGACCATATTCAGATCACCATTTCGGAATCATTGGGCGTAGAACAGCGCGCTGGTTTTTATGATCAGGTTGGTGCCATGCGCGATATGTTTCAGAACCACCTGCTGCAACTATTGTGTATGACGGCCATGGAGCCACCGGCCCGGCTTGACCCGGACGCCATCCGCGATGAGAAAGTAAAAGTATTAAAAGCCCTGAAACCCATTACCGGCACGGCCATCAGCGATAACGTAGTCTGTGGCCAGTACGATGCCGGCGTCTCCGACGGTAAGCCGGTGCCGCGTTACCGGGATGAACCCGGTGTGCAGCCCAAAAGCCTCACTGAAACCTTTGTGGCGGCCAAGGTGGAAATTGAAAACTGGCGCTGGTCCGGCGTGCCCTTTTATTTGCGCACCGGTAAACGCCTGCCGGATCGTACCTGCGAAATTGTGGTGCAGTTCAAAGCCATTCCGCACTCCATTTTTCCGCTGCAGCATAAAAATACTATGGCCAATAAACTGATTTTCCGCCTGCAGCCGGACGAAGGTATTCGTCTGCAGTTATGTGAAAAGCGGGTCGGGCCGGGCATGAGTGTGCGGCTAATGAATTTAAGCCTGAATCCGCAGGATATGCGCAAAGTCCGGGTGCCGGAAGCCTACGAACGGTTGCTGCACGATGTGCTCAGCAGCAATGCCACTCTGTTTCTGCGGGACGATGAATTACTGGAAGCCTGGCGCTGGATTGATCCGGTGCTGCAGTATTGGCAGGCATCTGAGCGGCGGCCTGAACCCTATACGTCCGGCAGTTGGGGTCCGGCAGCAGCCACCTTGTTGCTGGCCCGGGATGGTCGCTTATGGGAAGAAAACAGCTGA
- a CDS encoding FKBP-type peptidyl-prolyl cis-trans isomerase, protein MLGTLLLAGCGQGDSVKLENHIDQASYGVGLNIGRQLAQEDVDMNADAIAAGIRDALSDAEQRIDDETIAAAFDKVREEQVRKMDALNDAAAKAGAEFLAENAKREGVQVTESGLQYEVITAAAADSAMPTAEDTVRVHYHGTLTDGTVFDSSVERGEPAQFPVTGVIRGWVEALQMMRVGDKWKLTIPAELAYGARSPSPRIPANSVLVFEVELLEIVK, encoded by the coding sequence ATGCTGGGCACTTTATTGTTGGCCGGTTGCGGTCAGGGGGACTCTGTGAAGTTAGAAAATCATATCGATCAGGCAAGCTACGGCGTAGGTCTGAATATTGGCCGTCAGCTGGCGCAGGAAGATGTGGACATGAATGCTGATGCCATTGCGGCCGGTATCCGTGATGCACTGAGCGATGCCGAACAGCGCATCGACGATGAAACCATCGCGGCCGCTTTCGATAAAGTACGTGAAGAACAAGTGCGTAAAATGGACGCCCTGAATGACGCCGCGGCCAAAGCCGGTGCTGAATTCCTGGCGGAAAATGCCAAGCGTGAAGGCGTGCAGGTGACTGAAAGTGGTCTGCAGTATGAAGTGATCACCGCCGCTGCGGCAGACAGCGCCATGCCAACCGCTGAAGACACTGTGCGTGTGCATTACCACGGCACCCTGACCGACGGTACGGTATTTGACAGCTCGGTTGAACGTGGCGAGCCGGCGCAGTTCCCGGTTACCGGCGTTATCCGTGGCTGGGTAGAAGCCCTGCAGATGATGCGTGTTGGCGACAAGTGGAAGCTGACAATTCCGGCTGAGCTGGCCTACGGTGCCCGCAGCCCGAGCCCGCGCATTCCGGCCAACTCGGTGCTGGTATTTGAAGTAGAGCTGCTGGAAATCGTTAAATAA
- a CDS encoding TIGR04219 family outer membrane beta-barrel protein, whose protein sequence is MKKTALAAAILAMAPVAAQADLLFTVGAKASVWNAEATGQLDDGLSVEKDGLNLDSDNGNQITVFFEHPLPFIPNVKLKQTALEVEGDGAFTIADFDGQSFDGAVNTAVDLAHTDLTLYWGLPLPLPYIDINFGLTARQFDGSATITGTDNGFAVSKSVDLDLTLPMAYGEVKVGTPFGIYAAADVNYIGFGDNKITDMSATLGYDLPIPVVDIALEGGYRSLSLQTDSSDVDIDADMDIKGAFFGASLSLGF, encoded by the coding sequence ATGAAAAAAACTGCACTCGCGGCCGCTATTCTGGCCATGGCTCCGGTCGCTGCTCAGGCCGATCTGCTGTTTACCGTTGGCGCCAAAGCCAGCGTCTGGAATGCCGAAGCCACCGGTCAGCTGGATGATGGTTTGTCGGTAGAAAAAGACGGCCTGAATCTGGATTCCGATAACGGCAATCAGATCACGGTCTTTTTTGAGCACCCGCTGCCCTTTATTCCGAATGTGAAACTGAAGCAGACTGCGCTGGAAGTGGAAGGTGATGGCGCATTTACTATTGCAGATTTTGATGGTCAGTCATTTGATGGTGCTGTCAATACAGCTGTGGACTTGGCGCATACTGATTTGACCCTGTACTGGGGCCTGCCACTGCCGCTGCCGTACATTGATATCAACTTTGGTTTAACCGCCCGTCAGTTTGATGGCAGTGCGACTATTACAGGCACTGACAACGGTTTTGCGGTTTCAAAAAGCGTCGATCTGGACCTGACCCTGCCGATGGCCTATGGCGAAGTCAAAGTCGGCACACCCTTCGGTATTTATGCCGCCGCCGATGTAAACTACATCGGTTTTGGTGACAACAAAATCACCGATATGAGTGCCACCCTTGGCTACGATCTGCCGATCCCGGTGGTGGATATTGCACTGGAAGGTGGTTATCGTTCGCTGTCGCTGCAAACCGACAGCAGTGATGTGGATATCGATGCCGATATGGATATTAAAGGCGCCTTCTTTGGTGCGTCGCTGTCACTGGGATTCTGA
- the purC gene encoding phosphoribosylaminoimidazolesuccinocarboxamide synthase, whose product MEKRELLYSGKAKSVFSTDNPDYMVLEFRNDTSAFDGKRIEQLDRKGMVNNKFNAFIMSKLAAAGIPTHFERLLSDNESLVKRLQMIPLECVVRNIAAGSLCRRLGVEEGIDLVPPTFELFLKNDALGDPMVNEYHARSFGWVEEKHLNRMKELTFKVNDVLKQLFLDGGLLLVDSKLEFGLFNGEVVLGDEFSPDGCRLWDVNTREKLDKDRFRQGLGGVVEAYEEVGRRIGIEF is encoded by the coding sequence ATGGAAAAGCGTGAATTACTCTACTCAGGTAAAGCCAAATCGGTGTTCAGCACCGATAACCCGGATTACATGGTGCTGGAGTTCCGTAACGATACCTCGGCTTTCGATGGTAAGCGTATTGAACAGCTCGACCGTAAAGGCATGGTGAACAATAAGTTCAACGCCTTCATTATGAGCAAACTGGCGGCGGCCGGTATTCCGACCCACTTTGAGCGTCTGTTGTCGGACAACGAATCGCTGGTGAAACGCCTGCAGATGATTCCGCTGGAATGTGTGGTGCGCAACATTGCCGCCGGCAGCCTGTGCCGTCGTCTGGGTGTGGAAGAAGGCATTGATCTGGTGCCGCCGACCTTTGAACTGTTTCTGAAAAACGACGCGCTGGGCGATCCGATGGTGAACGAATACCACGCCCGTTCCTTTGGCTGGGTGGAAGAAAAACACCTGAACCGCATGAAAGAACTGACCTTCAAAGTGAACGATGTGCTGAAGCAGCTGTTCCTGGATGGCGGTCTGTTGCTGGTGGATTCCAAGCTGGAGTTCGGTCTGTTCAACGGCGAAGTGGTGCTGGGCGATGAGTTCTCTCCGGACGGCTGCCGTCTGTGGGATGTGAACACCCGCGAAAAACTCGATAAAGACCGTTTCCGTCAGGGGCTGGGTGGTGTGGTGGAAGCCTACGAAGAAGTGGGCCGCCGTATCGGCATTGAGTTCTGA
- a CDS encoding MBL fold metallo-hydrolase: MKYISLGSGSRGNATLIMEQQRAVLIDCGFNRKTLLQRLEQAATDPRQLEAVFVTHEHGDHARGVVLVCEALNIPFYTSFGTARQMQWTEHPLWRCIHSDQLVSVGKLALLPVVVPHDAAEPLQFVVENSAGKRLGVLSDLGSLTPHIISCYSDCHALQLEANHDPQMLQNGPYPPSLRARVAGNFGHLSNQQCAELIRRVHWHGLQQVSAGHISEKNNARELVRAELSPVLDCPPQQVRLLEQDQISGWLELA, translated from the coding sequence GTGAAGTACATTTCTCTTGGCAGTGGCAGTCGTGGTAACGCCACGCTGATTATGGAACAGCAGCGCGCGGTGCTGATTGACTGTGGTTTTAACCGCAAAACCCTGCTGCAGCGGTTGGAACAGGCTGCCACAGACCCGCGCCAGCTGGAGGCGGTGTTTGTGACCCATGAGCATGGTGATCATGCCAGGGGGGTGGTGCTGGTGTGTGAAGCGCTGAATATTCCGTTTTATACCTCCTTTGGTACGGCGCGGCAGATGCAGTGGACCGAGCACCCGCTGTGGCGCTGTATTCACAGCGACCAGCTGGTCAGTGTTGGCAAGCTGGCGTTATTGCCGGTGGTGGTCCCGCACGATGCGGCCGAACCCCTGCAGTTTGTGGTGGAAAATTCAGCCGGAAAACGGCTGGGTGTGTTATCGGATCTGGGTTCGCTGACCCCGCATATCATCAGTTGCTACAGCGACTGCCATGCACTGCAGCTGGAAGCCAATCACGATCCACAGATGTTGCAGAACGGCCCCTATCCGCCGTCCCTGCGCGCCCGGGTGGCCGGAAATTTTGGTCACCTCAGTAATCAGCAATGTGCGGAGCTGATCCGCCGTGTGCACTGGCATGGTCTGCAGCAGGTGAGTGCCGGTCATATCAGTGAAAAGAACAATGCCCGCGAGCTGGTCCGTGCCGAATTAAGCCCGGTGCTGGACTGCCCGCCACAGCAGGTACGCCTGCTGGAACAAGACCAGATATCCGGCTGGCTGGAACTGGCCTGA